In one Bradyrhizobium cosmicum genomic region, the following are encoded:
- a CDS encoding LysR substrate-binding domain-containing protein: MELRHLRYFVAVAEEGSLLTAAERRLHTSQPSLSRQIRDLETEIGVQLLERQARGVALTAAGRVFLDHARLALLQVEAATEGARQTAQPQRPVLSMGFLVGLEVMWLPQLLRILREEAPDVDVTLSTQSSPELALALMRGKLDIAFLRPEKDNEGVVFKILAKEPLIAVLPAEHRLASRKKIRPQDLAREIYVSSARTSPVLQEVIQNYASRVGITLKAKYEGENISSAMSLVASTGGISLVPLYAQNMLAPNVVARALDGGTPTVDLALGYSRINPSPLLRRLLSRTDELVANVQNQSLIRYVEAQ, translated from the coding sequence ATGGAGCTCCGGCACCTGCGCTATTTCGTTGCCGTCGCTGAAGAAGGCAGCCTGCTGACCGCGGCCGAGCGGCGACTGCACACGTCCCAGCCATCGCTGAGCCGGCAGATCCGCGATCTGGAAACCGAGATCGGCGTTCAGTTATTGGAGCGTCAGGCGCGCGGCGTGGCGCTGACCGCCGCCGGACGCGTGTTTCTCGATCATGCGCGGCTGGCGCTTCTGCAGGTCGAGGCGGCAACGGAAGGCGCCCGGCAGACGGCGCAACCGCAAAGGCCGGTCCTCTCCATGGGGTTTCTCGTCGGGCTGGAGGTGATGTGGCTCCCCCAGCTGCTGCGCATCCTCCGCGAGGAAGCCCCCGATGTTGACGTGACGCTCAGCACGCAGTCGTCGCCAGAACTTGCGCTCGCATTGATGCGGGGAAAGCTGGACATCGCATTCCTTCGCCCCGAGAAGGACAACGAGGGCGTCGTGTTCAAGATCTTGGCGAAGGAGCCCTTGATTGCCGTGCTGCCGGCCGAACACCGCCTGGCATCGCGGAAGAAGATTCGTCCGCAGGATCTCGCCCGCGAGATCTATGTCAGCTCGGCAAGAACGTCGCCGGTTTTGCAGGAGGTCATCCAGAACTACGCATCGCGGGTCGGTATTACCCTCAAAGCGAAGTACGAAGGCGAAAACATCTCATCGGCTATGTCGCTCGTGGCCTCCACGGGCGGAATCAGCCTCGTACCCCTTTATGCGCAGAACATGCTGGCACCGAACGTCGTCGCCAGAGCGCTCGATGGCGGCACGCCAACGGTCGATCTGGCGCTGGGATACAGTCGGATAAATCCGTCGCCCTTGCTGCGCCGTCTTTTATCCCGCACGGATGAACTGGTCGCAAACGTCCAGAACCAGAGCCTCATCCGCTACGTTGAAGCTCAATAG
- a CDS encoding helix-turn-helix transcriptional regulator, with the protein MDAARTPGIFVHQYAGLPNGPAFEHWRERAFGSCGLDIGPSHGDSIDCRLQVSVVDNIALAIPEGASAQYSRTQGGLADGSDDLVLIAAHAGLVCVAQNGHTVELAPAQMVLVDMGVTGTVGHTEEDRFTSIRMPRRALLDINPRAEDKLSQPLSDGALAETIFRYHALAANHAPHLDAVGQRLTAQHMVDLVGLLLGTDAEHASLARGRGHAAARLDLMRADVMAALGRNDLCLSEVATRSGLSPRQAQRLFEQAGTTFTEFVLEQRLLLARKLLGDPRARARKISDIAHSSGFSDLSYFNRAFRKRFGATPSELREA; encoded by the coding sequence ATGGATGCAGCAAGGACGCCGGGCATCTTCGTCCACCAATATGCAGGCCTGCCGAACGGTCCGGCCTTCGAACATTGGCGCGAGCGGGCCTTCGGGTCCTGCGGCCTCGACATCGGGCCGAGCCATGGCGACAGCATCGATTGCCGGCTTCAGGTCAGTGTGGTCGACAACATCGCGCTGGCCATTCCGGAAGGCGCCTCGGCGCAATATTCGCGCACGCAAGGCGGGCTGGCCGACGGCAGCGACGATCTCGTCCTGATCGCGGCCCATGCCGGCCTCGTCTGTGTCGCGCAGAACGGCCATACCGTGGAGCTTGCGCCCGCGCAGATGGTGCTCGTCGACATGGGCGTCACCGGTACCGTCGGCCACACCGAGGAAGACCGCTTCACCAGCATCCGCATGCCGCGCCGCGCGCTGCTCGACATCAATCCGCGTGCCGAGGACAAGCTGTCGCAGCCGCTCTCCGACGGGGCGCTCGCCGAGACGATCTTCCGCTATCATGCGCTCGCCGCCAACCACGCGCCGCATCTGGACGCCGTCGGCCAGCGCCTGACCGCGCAGCACATGGTCGATCTCGTCGGTCTCCTGCTCGGCACCGATGCCGAGCATGCCAGTCTCGCACGCGGGCGCGGACACGCGGCGGCGCGTCTCGATCTCATGCGCGCCGACGTGATGGCCGCGCTCGGGCGCAACGATCTCTGCCTCTCCGAGGTCGCGACGCGCTCTGGGCTCAGCCCGCGTCAGGCCCAGCGTCTGTTCGAGCAGGCCGGCACGACCTTCACCGAATTCGTGCTCGAGCAGCGCCTTCTCCTGGCGCGAAAACTGCTCGGCGATCCCCGCGCGCGGGCGCGCAAGATCAGTGACATCGCGCATTCCTCCGGCTTCTCTGACCTGTCCTATTTCAACCGCGCCTTCCGCAAGCGCTTCGGCGCGACGCCGTCGGAACTGCGCGAGGCCTGA
- a CDS encoding anti-sigma factor yields MAYTEDHIALAAEYALGTLDADERAQVETMMAVDKAFADIVQGWAFRLSVLNQMVGSIEPRPIVWENIRLELARTAFAQEPPALSEASPSPPPAPEFSSLDAALPQSSLDGTPQPEPQPSEPQPPEQDQITRPASEALSDVTPIFMPQVHAPDPEVVRTPQAPAADNTNVVYLESRVKRWRTIASAAGALAAALLVTLSLQIFQPDALPGGLRPAPRIQRVEVKTPAPLTASSQYVALLQGQGGGPAFILTIDGTTKNFTVRKVGATPEPGKSFELWLISDKLPRPRSLGVIGSDDFTARPVLGSYDADVVNGATYAVTVEQAGGSPNGQPTSAPVFSGKLIETVPPSQPQAPAKK; encoded by the coding sequence ATGGCCTACACGGAGGACCATATCGCGCTCGCCGCGGAATATGCGCTCGGTACGCTCGACGCCGACGAGCGCGCGCAGGTCGAGACCATGATGGCGGTGGACAAGGCGTTCGCCGACATCGTGCAGGGGTGGGCCTTCCGGCTCAGCGTCCTCAACCAGATGGTCGGCTCGATCGAGCCGCGTCCGATCGTGTGGGAGAACATCAGGCTGGAGCTTGCGCGCACGGCCTTCGCGCAGGAGCCGCCTGCGCTTTCGGAAGCATCGCCATCGCCGCCACCCGCACCGGAGTTTTCCTCGCTCGACGCTGCGCTGCCGCAGTCGTCATTGGACGGCACACCGCAACCGGAGCCGCAGCCTTCTGAGCCGCAGCCTCCCGAACAGGATCAGATAACGCGACCGGCGTCCGAGGCGCTCTCCGACGTCACGCCGATCTTCATGCCGCAGGTCCACGCGCCTGATCCTGAAGTCGTGCGTACGCCGCAGGCGCCGGCCGCCGACAACACCAACGTGGTCTATCTCGAGAGCCGGGTGAAGCGCTGGCGGACGATCGCATCCGCCGCAGGTGCGCTCGCGGCCGCGCTGCTGGTGACGCTGTCGCTTCAGATCTTCCAGCCCGACGCGCTGCCGGGCGGCTTGCGTCCCGCACCGCGCATCCAGAGGGTCGAGGTGAAGACGCCGGCGCCGCTCACGGCGTCGTCGCAATATGTCGCGCTGTTGCAGGGCCAGGGCGGCGGCCCCGCCTTCATTCTCACCATCGACGGCACCACCAAAAACTTTACCGTGCGCAAGGTCGGCGCGACGCCGGAGCCCGGCAAGAGCTTCGAGCTCTGGCTGATCTCCGACAAGCTGCCGCGTCCGCGTTCGCTCGGCGTGATCGGGTCGGACGATTTCACCGCGCGTCCGGTGCTCGGCTCCTACGATGCCGACGTCGTCAACGGCGCAACCTACGCCGTCACCGTCGAGCAGGCCGGCGGCTCGCCCAATGGCCAGCCGACTTCGGCGCCGGTGTTTTCCGGCAAGCTGATCGAGACCGTGCCCCCGTCTCAGCCGCAGGCGCCCGCAAAGAAATAG
- a CDS encoding sigma-70 family RNA polymerase sigma factor yields the protein MLTPAELVGLIEAVAKGDQAAFERLYVATRAKLYGVVLRILRRQDLSEEVIQETYVKIWNSAGQFNPALSSPITWMASIARNRAIDIVRKKTEVSIEEEPQAMEVASDSPDPLARREMTEELKRLLECIGRLEPDRQRLVLLAYYNGWSREQLAEKFAAPVNTVKTWLRRSMLDIRECLGL from the coding sequence ATGCTGACGCCAGCAGAGCTGGTCGGGCTGATAGAGGCGGTGGCGAAGGGCGATCAGGCCGCGTTCGAGCGCCTTTACGTCGCCACGCGCGCGAAACTCTACGGCGTCGTGCTCCGTATCTTGCGCCGGCAGGATCTCTCGGAGGAGGTCATTCAGGAGACCTACGTCAAGATCTGGAACAGCGCCGGCCAGTTCAATCCGGCTTTGTCGTCGCCGATCACATGGATGGCGTCGATCGCGCGCAACCGCGCCATCGACATCGTCCGCAAGAAGACGGAAGTCTCCATCGAGGAAGAGCCGCAGGCGATGGAGGTCGCGAGCGACAGCCCCGATCCGCTGGCGCGGAGAGAGATGACCGAGGAGTTGAAGCGGCTGCTGGAATGCATCGGCCGGCTTGAGCCGGACCGTCAGAGGCTGGTGCTTCTCGCCTATTACAACGGCTGGAGCCGCGAGCAGCTGGCGGAGAAATTTGCAGCGCCCGTCAACACGGTGAAGACGTGGCTGCGGCGCAGCATGTTGGATATTCGCGAGTGCCTTGGACTATGA
- the fliJ gene encoding flagellar export protein FliJ has translation MKSRDTLIRLKKFQVDEKRRRVTQIETMIADFQRMSTDLEREITTEQERAGINDPSHFAYPTYAKAAIQRRENLTRSADELKGQLDEAKAALAEAFEELKKVELLDERDQARERAEENAREQADLDSIGLMRARIGAVA, from the coding sequence ATGAAGTCACGTGATACCCTCATCCGCCTGAAGAAATTTCAGGTCGACGAGAAGCGCCGCCGGGTCACCCAGATCGAGACCATGATCGCGGACTTCCAGCGGATGTCGACCGATCTTGAACGCGAGATCACGACCGAGCAGGAGCGCGCCGGGATCAACGATCCCTCGCATTTCGCCTATCCGACCTATGCCAAGGCCGCGATCCAGCGCCGCGAGAACCTGACGCGCTCGGCCGACGAGCTGAAGGGCCAGCTCGACGAAGCCAAGGCCGCGCTGGCCGAGGCCTTCGAGGAGTTGAAGAAGGTCGAGCTCCTCGACGAGCGCGACCAGGCCCGCGAACGCGCCGAGGAAAACGCCCGCGAGCAGGCCGACCTCGACAGCATCGGTCTGATGCGCGCCCGGATCGGCGCCGTCGCCTGA